Proteins encoded in a region of the Diospyros lotus cultivar Yz01 chromosome 9, ASM1463336v1, whole genome shotgun sequence genome:
- the LOC127809860 gene encoding protein BASIC PENTACYSTEINE2-like: protein MDDDGLNMRNWGYFEPSLKGHLGLQLMSSVAERDTKSFLSGREHSLMVSPNGTFHPRDCVVSEAPVNMDYLRDSWVNQRDKFLNMLPGNPNFAILPGPSASHSMQILQAPDTSKDTRVAMEDTGARNESGSLKKRTAGSTPKTPKSKKPKKGPSAPKENGNSSVQRVRPAKKNMDVIINGIDMDISSIPIPVCSCTGTPQQCYRWGCGGWQSACCTTTISLYPLPMSQKRRGARIAGRKMSQGAFKKVLEKLAAEGYNFANAIDLRTHWAKHGTNKFVTIR from the coding sequence ATGGATGACGATGGATTGAATATGCGGAATTGGGGTTATTTTGAACCCTCCCTAAAAGGGCATCTAGGTCTGCAGCTCATGTCATCTGTAGCAGAGCGTGACACAAAATCATTCTTGTCTGGGCGTGAACATTCTCTGATGGTAAGCCCCAATGGGACTTTTCATCCGCGGGATTGTGTAGTCTCAGAGGCCCCTGTAAACATGGACTATCTGAGGGACAGTTGGGTAAACCAGAGAGATAAATTTCTGAATATGTTACCAGGAAATCCCAATTTTGCAATTCTTCCTGGGCCTTCTGCAAGTCATTCTATGCAGATTTTACAGGCACCTGATACATCAAAGGATACCAGGGTGGCTATGGAAGATACAGGTGCTAGGAACGAAAGTGGCTCTTTGAAGAAAAGAACAGCTGGAAGCACCCCAAAAACACCGAAATCTAAGAAGCCTAAGAAAGGCCCCTCTGCgccaaaggaaaatggaaatTCTTCTGTTCAACGAGTAAGACCAGCTAAGAAGAATATGGATGTCATTATAAATGGAATTGACATGGATATTTCAAGTATTCCCATACCAGTTTGCTCGTGTACTGGAACTCCCCAGCAGTGTTATCGATGGGGATGTGGTGGTTGGCAATCAGCTTGTTGTACTACAACTATATCTCTGTACCCCTTGCCAATGAGCCAAAAAAGACGTGGAGCAAGGATAGCTGGAAGGAAGATGAGCCAAGGCGCATTCAAGAAGGTTTTGGAGAAGCTTGCAGCTGAAGGTTACAATTTTGCTAATGCAATTGATTTGAGGACTCACTGGGCAAAACATGGTACCAACAAGTTTGTGACAATCAGGTAG
- the LOC127810053 gene encoding PHD finger protein MALE STERILITY 1: protein MSSHLDLVNCKKRKRGERVFKFKNFGKQGHPVDWDGSFWQNVKVLLEFGRLEGNLCCGMPTWSFQLEVHRHPPLHLLLFIVVEELEETSLHSHCKLCQYVGWGHHMICNKKYHFLVPSTDTAVACLNYEGDCERADCSTKPKHKTKPKPRPTLMELQGHILHGVFHSNGFGHLLCVNGLEMGNDLPGHQIMDFWDRLCTGLRARKVSLRDNSQKKSMELRLVHGVAYGEPWFSRWGYRFGRGSYGVTQPMYHKAIEAIQTMPLCLLLHHLGSFNQELSIIFSRYQTLSGHSLATLGNLFHFMLELKSRLPEESCIDSYNPGILVETTCRWSPKRVEMATRVIVEALKRAEFKWISRQEVRDVARAYVGDTGLLDFVLKSLGNHIVGNYLIRRSLNPVTKVLEYRLEDISGTFLNHEGLATKDSKMKARYMITRSQLMKDLLYLYWNILKEQKPTITGGILATIPMASRIILDTKYLIKEYDNGELPSKSQLGIPSESKISCAILLKNNHHVNQALEKAMAPYESLTLDSNATFDELKQQVENTFRGLYWGLRSFVIQSVVNLNVKGSDLVSQVVKAGGKLVFEGRCSTGEGGLLGNGDIFEGGGDQAKCVVDCSCGAKEDDGERMVCCDICEVWQHTRCVRIPNNQEIPTIFLCSQCEQDILLFPCLP from the exons ATGTCGTCGCATTTAGATCTTGTCAATtgcaagaagagaaaaaggggTGAGAGGGTGTTCAAGTTCAAGAACTTTGGTAAACAAGGCCACCCTGTTGATTGGGATGGCTCGTTCTGGCAAAATGTCAAGGTCCTCTTGGAGTTTGGCCGTTTGGAGGGCAATTTGTGTTGTGGGATGCCTACTTGGTCCTTTCAACTCGAGGTCCATCGCCACCCTCCACTCCACCTCCTACTCTTTATCGTTGTCGAGGAATTGGAGGAGACGTCACTTCATAGTCATTGTAAACTCTGCCAATACGTCG GCTGGGGGCACCATATGATCTGCAACAAGAAGTACCACTTTTTGGTGCCATCCACGGACACAGCTGTGGCTTGTTTGAACTATGAAGGTGACTGTGAAAGGGCAGATTGCTCGACAAAGCCCAAGCACAAGACCAAGCCCAAGCCCAGACCCACCTTGATGGAATTACAGGGCCATATATTGCATGGTGTCTTCCACTCCAACGGATTTGGACACTTATTGTGTGTCAATGGACTTGAAATGGGCAATGACTTACCGGGCCATCAGATCATGGACTTTTGGGACAGGCTTTGCACTGGGCTACGAGCGAG GAAAGTGAGTTTAAGGGACAACTCACAGAAGAAGAGCATGGAATTGAGGCTAGTCCATGGAGTAGCATATGGAGAGCCATGGTTCAGTAGATGGGGCTATAGATTTGGGCGTGGAAGCTATGGAGTTACTCAACCAATGTACCATAAAGCCATAGAAGCCATCCAAACTATGCCTTTGTGCTTGCTTCTCCACCATCTTGGCAGCTTCAACCAAGAGCTTTCAATCATCTTCTCTAGGTACCAAACTCTATCTGGTCATTCTTTGGCCACGCTGGGCAATCTTTTCCATTTCATGCTCGAGCTCAAGTCTCGGTTGCCAGAAGAGAGCTGCATCGACTCCTACAACCCGGGCATCTTGGTGGAAACCACTTGTCGATGGTCTCCCAAGCGGGTTGAGATGGCGACTAGAGTGATTGTTGAAGCACTAAAAAGAGCTGAATTCAAGTGGATTTCGAGGCAAGAAGTTAGGGATGTTGCACGTGCTTACGTTGGCGACACAGGCTTATTAGATTTCGTGTTAAAGTCGCTTGGGAACCATATAGTAGGGAATTACTTGATTCGTCGAAGCTTGAATCCTGTTACCAAGGTATTAGAGTATCGCTTAGAGGACATCTCTGGGACATTTCTCAATCATGAAGGTTTAGCTACAAAGGATTCAAAAATGAAAGCTCGGTACATGATCACAAGATCCCAACTTATGAAGGACTTGCTCTACTTGTATTGGAACATACTTAAAGAGCAAAAGCCCACAATAACGGGGGGCATATTGGCAACTATTCCCATGGCATCAAGGATAATTTTAGACACCAAGTACCTTATCAAAGAATATGATAATGGGGAGCTCCCTTCAAAATCCCAATTGGGCATTCCGTCAGAATCAAAGATCTCTTGTGCAATTCTCTTGAAAAACAATCACCACGTCAACCAAGCCTTAGAGAAGGCGATGGCACCATACGAGAGTCTCACGTTGGATAGCAACGCCACATTTGATGAACTAAAGCAACAAGTTGAAAACACCTTTAGAGGGCTCTACTGGGGATTGAGGAGCTTTGTAATACAATCCGTGGTGAATCTGAATGTGAAGGGGTCGGATCTTGTTTCCCAGGTGGTGAAGGCGggtgggaaacttgtgtttgaGGGGAGATGTAGCACTGGAGAGGGTGGATTGCTGGGGAATGGGGACATATTTGAAGGTGGTGGGGATCAAGCAAAATGTGTTGTGGATTGCAGCTGTGGAGCcaaagaagatgatggagaAAGAATGGTTTGTTGTGATATTTGTGAAGTTTGGCAGCACACACGCTGTGTTAGGATCCCAAATAATCAAGAAATTCCAACCATATTTCTTTGCAGTCAATGTGAGCAAGACATTTTGCTCTTCCCTTGTCTGCCATAG
- the LOC127810623 gene encoding protein BASIC PENTACYSTEINE2-like: MDDDGFNIRNWGYYEPSLKGHLGLQLMSSVAERDTKSFLSGREHAVMVCANGSFHPRDCVVSEAPVHMEYMRDGWVNQREKFLNMLPGNPNYAILPEPSASHSMQILQAPDTSKDTRVAMEDPGARKESGSLKKRTAGSTPKAPKSKKPKKSPPVPKENGNSSVQRVRPAKKNMNVVINGIDMDISGIPIPICSCTGTPQQCYRWGCGGWQSACCTTTISLYPLPMSQKRRGARIAGRKMSQGAFKKVLEKLAAEGYNFANAIDLRTHWAKHGTNKFVTIR; this comes from the coding sequence ATGGACGACGACGGATTCAATATACGGAATTGGGGTTATTATGAACCTTCCCTAAAGGGGCATCTAGGTCTGCAGCTCATGTCATCTGTGGCGGAGCGTGACACAAAATCTTTCCTGTCTGGGCGTGAGCATGCTGTGATGGTATGCGCCAATGGGAGTTTTCATCCTCGGGATTGTGTAGTCTCGGAGGCCCCTGTACACATGGAGTATATGAGGGACGGTTGGGTAAACCAGAGAGAAAAATTTCTGAATATGTTACCAGGAAATCCTAATTATGCAATTCTTCCTGAACCTTCTGCAAGTCATTCTATGCAGATTTTACAGGCACCTGATACATCAAAGGATACCAGGGTGGCCATGGAAGATCCAGGTGCTAGGAAGGAAAGTGGCTCTTTGAAGAAAAGAACAGCTGGAAGCACTCCAAAAGCCCCGAAATCTAAAAAGCCTAAGAAAAGCCCCCCtgtgccaaaggaaaatgggaatTCTTCTGTTCAACGAGTGAGACCAGCTAAGAAGAATATGAATGTTGTTATAAATGGAATTGACATGGATATTTCAGGTATTCCCATTCCGATTTGCTCGTGTACTGGAACTCCCCAGCAGTGTTATCGATGGGGATGTGGTGGTTGGCAGTCAGCTTGTTGTACTACAACTATATCTCTCTACCCCTTGCCAATGAGCCAAAAAAGACGGGGAGCAAGGATAGCTGGAAGGAAGATGAGCCAGGGTGCATTCAAGAAGGTTTTGGAGAAACTTGCGGCAGAAGGTTACAATTTTGCTAATGCAATTGATTTGAGGACTCACTGGGCAAAACATGGTACCAACAAGTTTGTGACAATCAGGTAG